A single Fusarium oxysporum Fo47 chromosome IV, complete sequence DNA region contains:
- a CDS encoding major facilitator superfamily domain-containing protein has translation MSDYDRKETLEEKASTSEVDLAGVNDPYAGLTEEEAREAEKKLLRKIDMKLVPWLCLLYLICFLDRTNIGNAKIAGLLDDVHMDTHHFNLTLTIFYISYAVFEPLANVLLKWSKPSIFIPAIMVLWGASMLGMGFVKTWDGLMAARWFLGVTEAGLFPGINYYLSCWYKRSEFGARAAWFFSAAALAGSFGGLLAAAIQKMDGVSGIAGWGWIFILEGLMTIVVGIISFWMVHDFPTDAKFITEEERARVIYRLTADKQSSAQEEQFKMKYFWQSITDWKTYCGMLIYMGPLMPLYSFSVFLPTIIQNMAFTDKKAVVKNQLLSVPPYALAAVVTICVGMYSDRLNKRGIFNLCAAPVGMAGFTMLIASTNPAVQYTGCFLGALGIYPVIPITISWVANNVEGVYKRGITLGFVIGWGNLNGVVSSNVFINGPRFYPGHGTVLAYMFGGIFCGSLLMYVLLSRENKARLAGERDHLVEGKSEAEIHEMGDKRPDFLYTL, from the exons ATGAGCGACTACGATCGAAAGGAAACTTTGGAGGAAAAGGCTTCCACCTCGGAAGTTGATCTTGCTGGTGTTAATGACCCTTATGCTGGACTtactgaggaagaggcgaGGGAAGCT GAGAAGAAGTTACTCCGAAAGATCGATATGAAACTCGTTCCTTGG CTCTGCCTCCTTTACCTCATCTGCTTCCTCGACCGAACCAATATCGGAAATGCAAAGATCGCTGGTTTACTGGATGATGTGCATATGGACACTCACCATTTCAACTTGACTTTGACCATTTTCTACATCTCATACGCTGTCTTTGAGCCTCTTGCCAATGTCCTGCTCAAGTGGTCCAAGCCATCCATCTTCATTCCTGCCATCAT GGTCCTCTGGGGTGCTTCAATGCTGGGAATGGGCTTCGTCAAGACCTGGGACGGCCTCATGGCTGCTCGATGGTTCCTTGGTGTCACAGAAGCCGGTCTCTTCCCCGGAATTAACTACTACCTATCCTGCTGGTATAAGCGATCCGAATTCGGTGCTCGTGCCGCGtggttcttctcagctgcAGCTCTTGCCGGTTCTTTTGGTGGTCTCTTGGCTGCTGCTATCCAGAAGATGGATGGTGTCTCCGGTATTGCTGGTTGGGGATGGATTTTCATCCTTGAAGGTCTCATGACCATCGTTGTTGGTATCATCTCGTTCTGGATGGTCCACGATTTCCCCACCGATGCCAAGTTTATCACTGAGGAGGAACGGGCTCGTGTCATCTATCGACTCACTGCCGATAAGCAATCTTCTGCCCAGGAGGAACAATTCAAGATGAAGTACTTCTGGCAGTCCATCACCGACTGGAAGACCTACTGCGGTATGCTCATCTACATGGGGCCCCTGATGCCCCTGTACTCTTTCAGCGTTTTCCTGCCTACCATCATCCAGAACATGGCCTTCACCGACAAAAAGGCCGTCGTCAAGAACCAGCTTCTCAGCGTACCACCCTACGCTTTGGCCGCAGTTGTTACTATTTGCGTTGGTATGTACTCTGACAGACTCAACAAGCGAGGCATCTTCAACCTGTGCGCTGCCCCTGTTGGTATGGCAGGCTTCACCATGCTTATCGCTTCTACCAACCCTGCTGTTCAGTACACTGGTTGCTTCCTGGGTGCCCTAGGTATTTACCCTGTCATTCCAATCACGATCAGTTGGGTCGCCAACAATGTTGAGGGTGTTTACAAGCGAGGCATCACTCTTGGGTTTGTCATAGGATGGGGCAACCTCAACGGTGTTGTGAGCAGCAACGTCTTCATCAACGGTCCACGATTCTACCCAGGACATGGAACCGTCCTTGCCTACATGTTTGGTGGTATTTTTTGTGGAAGTCTCCTAATGTATGTTTTGCTCTCGCGTGAGAACAAGGCGCGGTTGGCTGGTGAGCGGGATCACCTAGTGGAGGGCAAGTCTGAGGCGGAGATCCATGAGATGGGAGATAAGCGACCCGATTTCCTTTACACACTGTAA